A stretch of Lutra lutra chromosome 9, mLutLut1.2, whole genome shotgun sequence DNA encodes these proteins:
- the LOC125108752 gene encoding protein CFAP276-like yields MPFTRDPFQHPTLDNDETYLGKLRASKKLPYKNPAHLAQQQEPWSRLSSTPTITSMRRDVYFFDPEIPKDDLDFRLAALYNHHTGTFKNKSEILLHQETTQDTHGIIKTQFPGELLPPPPPPSITSWSNIRYWINPKKESIHSIQGSIVSPHTAATNGGYSRKNDGGFFST; encoded by the coding sequence ATGCCTTTCACCCGAGACCCTTTCCAGCACCCTACGTTGGATAACGATGAGACCTACCTGGGAAAACTCCGGGCCTCCAAGAAACTGCCATATAAAAACCCAGCTCACCTTGCTCAGCAACAGGAACCCTGGAGTCGGCTCAGCTCAACTCCCACAATCACCTCCATGAGGCgggatgtttatttttttgatccTGAGATACCAAAGGATGACCTGGATTTCCGCTTAGCAGCCTTGTACAACCACCACACAGGGACATTCAAGAACAAAAGTGAGATACTCTTACACCAGGAGACTACCCAGGATACCCATGGAATCATCAAGACCCAATTCCCTGGAGAACTTTtaccccctcctccaccaccttccATCACTTCCTGGTCTAACATCAGATACTGGATCAACCCTAAGAAGGAGTCTATCCACAGCATCCAGGGATCCATAGTGTCCCCTCACACTGCAGCCACCAATGGAGGCTACTCCCGAAAGAATGATGGTGGCTTCTTCTCCACCTAA